The Nakamurella antarctica genomic interval CCAGGTCAGTTCCTTTGGGGAAGTACTGACGAAGTAGGCCGTTGGTGTTCTCGTTGGTCGCGCGCTGCCAGGGCTGTGTGGGTCGGCGAAGAAGATTGCCATGCCAGTCTGGGCCTTGAGCGCGGCATGTTGTGCCAATTCTTTGCCGCGGTCCCAGGTCAGCGAGCGACGCAGATCCTGTGGCACAGCGAGCATTCTGGCCGCGATTGCGTCCTTGGTCGCTTCGGCGCCGTAGCCCGATAGGGCGGGTCCGTTCTTGGTCGGCGCGATGATGCCGTGCCCGACCATTCGAGGTAGATGAACCAGCATGGTGAACCGGGTGCTGCGTTCGACAATCGTTGCAATCGCAGACCTTTCGGTGCCGATGATCAGGTCACCTTCCCAATGGCCGGCGACCTTGCGCCCGGCTACCTCTGCCGGCCGGTTGCTGATCAAAGTCTCCGGGGTCACATGGCCGGCAGTGCGCCGTCTGGCTCGGCTTCGGGGAACCCTGAGAGAACGTCCGGTGCGCAGACACTGCACCAAATGACGACTCAAAGCTCCGCGGGTTTCCACGTAAAGAGCTTGATAGATCGCCTCATGCGAGATCCGCATGGAAGGGTCATCCGGAAAGTCGATGGGAAGTCGATGAGCGATTTGCTCCGGGCTCCACGACGTGAACCACGGACGATCCTGCCGGTGAGGTTTGTTGCGTCCCTTCCACTCTGGAACCGTAGGGCCCAACACCACGTCGCCGCTATCGGCGCGGACGGCACCAGACAGACGGTCCTGCACATAACTGCGCAGTCGTTCGTTAACTACCAATCTGGCTTCTTTCGGGCGACGCGCAACGCGCTCGGCCTTCCACTGTGCAATCGAGGCCCGGTATTCCAGCCGGCCTCTGCGGGTAGCCGCATTGCGACGCAGCTCCCGGGAAATCGTCAACGGCGATCGCCCGACCCCGCGGGCAATCTCCCGAATCCCACTGCCCACAGCTCTGAGAAGAGCGATCTCTTCCCGTTCAGCGAACGACAGATACCTACCCGAACCCGGCTCCAGCTCAATTAGTGGCATGCCACCACTGTCGCGGAACCAACGCGATCCGACCGGACCCGACACGCCGCAGGCAATTGCGGCATCCTCGCTGGTCAACCCATCCGCAACGAGCAGCCAGAACGACCGCTCCAGATCGCGCCTTATCGGTGGTCGCCCCGGTGAGCGCATCGCAGCCCGCCCCGTTTTTGCCGTGACCCAACCAGCAGGTCGACCCATCCCACACCTCCACTGTCAGGGTGTTGCGACGACCACTTGAATCCGCCCAATACACATCTGTTCGCTACACCGACCGGCTCGTCGAGGCCGGCATGAACGCTTCTATCGGGACCGTCGGCGACAGTTACGACAACGCCATGGCTGAGACGGTGAACGGCCTTTACAAAGCTGAGGTGGTGTACAGGGAAGGCCCATGGCGCAACGCCTGCGAGCTGGAACTGGCAACCGTGGGGTGGGTCGCCTGGTTCAACAACACCCGCATCCACTCAGCGTTGGGCTATCAAACACCCGCCGAAGCAGAAGTCGAGTATTACAGTCAGCACAACACTCCCGCCGAGCACCAGCTCGTCGGGTAAATCACCCTCCACCAAACCCGGGGTGATTCAATGCGTTCGTTGACGATTACAACCACCGCCGCCCGCACCGATCGCTGCCGCACCACGCCACCCCCGCAGCGGCATACACGTTGCGACCCAAAGCCACCCCGACCATCGACCGCACAGGTGACACCCACGACCGGGTCCGTGAGGACCGGGTCAACAAATCAGGCACCATCACCCTGCGCCACAACGGGAAGCTGCACCACATCGGAGTCGGCCGAACCTACGCCGGAACCTACGTCACAGTGCTCATCCAAGACCGGGACATCACCATCGCCGAAACCACCACCGGGCACATCATCCGAGAACTGAAACTGGACCCCACCCGCGACTACCAACCCACCCGCCAAACAAAAAACTCCTGAACCTACAAAACGTAGGTTCAGGAGTTTCCGATGTCCCGAGACATCACAATCGTAGCGGGGACAGGATTTGAACCTGCGACCTCTGGGTTATGAGCCCAGCGAGCTACCGAGCTGCTCCACCCCGCGCTGCGGTGTAGCTTCACAGTAGCCGCAGAACGGGGTGAAACTCAAATCGACTACCCGCCGCTGGAAGTAGCCGGGGCCGAGTTCGGCGCGCTGCCCACCGATGGCCCCGCTACCTCGAGGTAGTTTTGAACCGCATCATTCAGCCTGTCCTGCGCCGCCCCAATTTCGGCAAAACTGCCCGTGGTTTTCGCCGACTCCAGAGCCTTCAGAGCGCCGTCCACCTGAACTAGAGCCTGCGCCGCGTCAGCAGAGAGCGGCTGTGTCGGGGTGGGCACCGCAGTGCTCGTTGATGTACCCATCCCAGCGCCGGCGCTGCCAGTGGCGTTGGGGTCAATGGTGCCGGGGGTCCCTGGATCCACAGTGTCGGGCACGGCAACAGGCGCGCTTGAGGCAGCCTTTTCCAGAGCAGCCTTCAGCGTGGCGCCGTAGCCAACTCTGCTGCCGAACCAGACCAGCACCATGTTCAACTGGGGGAAAGCCCGCTCACTATTGGTGCCTTTCACATAGATCGGCTCCACATACAACAGGCCCTGCTCTGTAGGTAGCGTCAACAGGTTCCCGTAGACAACGTCACTGGAGAGAGCCAGCTGGGAAATGGTTCTCGTGATCTCGTCGGTGTTTCGGAAGGCTTGCTGCACCTGCGCTGGCCCCGGCGTCTGAATCGTTGTCGGGAATTTCAGGACGGTGATTTTTCCATACGTCGCCGGGTCCGAGGATGCCGAAATGTAGGCGCCCATGAAGTCTCGCTTAAATCCGGTCAGAGCACTGGTCAATTCGAATTGCTCCCGATCCGTACCGGGAAGCTTGACTTGGAGGTAGTACGGAGGCTGCGGTGACACCACGCCCGTGTCCGCCGTCGGGTCGTTGGGAACCTGCCAGAAGTTTGACGTCTGGTAGAAGTCTGTCGGGTTGGTCACCTGATACTTGGCGATCAGTGAGCGCTGAACCTCGAACAGATCCTGTGGGTAACGAAAGTGTGCCCGCAGGTCGTCGCTGATCGCGCTAGAGGGCGTGATAAGTCCCGGGAATACACCCTCCCATGCCTTCAAAATCGGGTCAGTGTCGTCTACACCGTACAACGTCACCGTGCCGTCGTAAGCGTCGACCGTTGCCTTCACCGAGTTACGCATGTAGGAGACCTGCTGGTCAGTTTGACCGAGAGCGCCACGTGCTTGCTGCGAGTTCTGGGTTGCATCGGACAGTGTGATGTTCTGCGCGTATGGGAAGTTTGCGGCTGTGGTGTAGCCGTCGACAATCCACTTGATCCGGCCATCAATGACGGCCGGGTAGGGCTTGGTATCCGTTGTCAAAAATGGTGCCGCTTCCTTGACGCGGGCTACCGGATCTCGTTGATAGAGGATCTTTGAGTTGTCGTTAATTTCCGAAGACAACAGGAAATTGGTATCGCGGTACTGGGTAGCGAACACCAGTCGCTGGAAAAGGCTACCTAATCCCACACCGCCAGAACCGGTGTAGGTGTACGTGTCGGTCTGAGTGTCGTATTCGCGGCCACGGACTGGGGTATCCGCGCTGGGAGCCGAAGCTCCGACAATGGCATAGTCGGCGCCCAGTTGCCCGTAGTAGACCCGCGGCTGATCCACCTTGATGGCGCCTTGGTTCTCGACATCCGAAACTTGGAACTTGGGGTAGCCGTTGCCCTTCGCGGAGACAGCCTCAACGTCGCTCGCTGGCGCGGCCACGAAGCCGTTGCCGTGGGTGTAGACGAGGTGCTCATTAATCCAGTTGCTCTGGCCCTCATCGAGCCGGCTGACGTCGAGCTCCCGCACCGCCACAACGTAATCCTGCGACTTGCCGTCAACCGTGTATCGGTCGACGGAGAGCAGCTTCGAGAAGTTGTAGAAGTTACGGAGCTGCTGCAGCTGCACAAAGGTCGGAGACAGCACGTTCGGATCCAGCAACCTCGCATTCGGCAGGTCCGCCGCTTTGTTGGTGAGAACAGCCGGGTTTGCCACGACGCTGGTTTCGTAGGGGACATACTCGACTTTGTCGTCGCCAATCCCGTAGGCACTGCGGGTGGCATCGATGTTGCGCGAGATGAATTGGGATTCCAGCGTGATGGCGTTCGGGTTCACACGGACGCTCTGCAGGATCAGCGGCCATGCGCCTCCTATGAGGACGCCGGACAAGATCAACAGGGATAGCGCGATGGCTGGCAATTTGACGGAGCGCAGAAAGGCCCCCACAAAGAAGCCGACAGCGCAGATCGCGGCAATAATCAGCAGGATCAGCTTGGCCGGTAGCACCGCGTTCACGTCGGTGTAAGAGGCGCCGGTGAACACGTCGCTGCGGTTGCTGAATAGCAGACTGTAACGGTCATACCAGTACTGAACAGCCTTGATGAGAACGAAAGCTCCGACGAGCAGCGACAATTGCATGCTCGCAGACGCGGTGATTTTGCGCCCAGGTCCGGCAGTCCGGACACCGCCGTACAGGTACTGGACGGCCAAGACAGCGATAAAGGACATCGCAACAAGCACGAACAACCAGCCAAGAACGGTCTCGATCATTGGCAGCGTGAAAATATAGAAGCCCACATCGTTGCCGAACTCAGCGTCGACCTGGCCGAACGGCTGGCTGTTCAGCCAGAGCTGAACGACCGTCCACTGGGCTTGAGCTGAGATTCCGCAAATGAAGCCTACGAGAACGGAAACTCCGATGGTGATGAGCTTCGGTCGCGTCGAGATGATCGTCCGATAGGGGCCGAGCGGATCTGCCTCGTCCGTCGGCACGAAAACTGGCCGAGACTTATAGGCGATGAATAGTGAGCCGAAGACAGCGGCTCCTGCCACGATGCCTGCGATCAGGAAGAGCGCCACCCGGCTGACCACCTGTGTGGTGAACACCTGGGTGAAACCGACCTCCTTGAACCACAGATAATCGACGTAAACGCCAACGAAGTTGAACCAGATCACTACCAAGACGGCCAGCGATCCCAGCGCGATGATGGTGCGCTTGGATCGTTTGGACATGACCGGCATGTTTATCGGGGGGCGCTGCACAGAGAACTCCAGACGTTGTTTTTCGCTCTCGCGTCTGGCGAACGTTCACCAGCGCGGCTTTTTCCGGTGAAAAGCAAAATCGCCACACCGGACCTCTCCAGCTAACTGTAGAAGATCGACCAAGGTTCCACTGCAGGAGCTTTCCGCACCACCTGAGGCCAAAGCGTTACCTTCCCCCTCCAGCAATGAGTGGTGGGTCACCTAGTCGTGTCGTCGGCGCCGCCCGTGGCACGATCTGATCATGACCGAATCCGGCGAACACCCCCCTGTCCCCGCCTTCCTGGAAGACCCATTGCTGGCCACAGCGGTGACCGAGGCAGAGCAGTTCGCCGCCGGCGCGGGCTGGGACCGACCGGCGCAACTCTTCGCCCTGGTGGCCACCGCCGAGTTGTTGGCCGACCAGCCGGACATGGCGGGACACTTGGACGCGACATCCCACTACACCCCGATCGCGCAGGAAGAGCTGCCTGAAGGCGAACTCAGCGAAGCGCTGGCGAATATCGCCTGGCCTGCTGCGGTGGTGGGTTGCATTGTGGTGCAGGAGATCGTCGTGCTCCCGCCCTCCGCCGAAGGAGAGCTCTCCCAGGACGCGACGGAAGCGGCCGAACAGGCTGCCGCGCACCCTGAACGCACTGAAGCCAGGCTTGCGGTGGGTGTTTTGCGTTCGGGGGGTGCTGCCTGCCTGATGCGTCTGCGAGGCGAGCACGAAGAAACTCCCCTGCGTGGCGCCGATTTAGCCCCCAACCTGGTCGAGGCGCTGAGCCTGACCTTCGAGGACTAACGCCGCAACATCAGCACCCGGGCGGGGTTTCGCCCTTGCTGATGAGGTCTAGAGCTGTGGTCGCATCGGTCAGCTTCGCCACCTTGACCAACTGCAACCCGCTGGGGACGCGGGTCAATGCCTCGGTGCA includes:
- a CDS encoding UPF0182 family protein; this translates as MQRPPINMPVMSKRSKRTIIALGSLAVLVVIWFNFVGVYVDYLWFKEVGFTQVFTTQVVSRVALFLIAGIVAGAAVFGSLFIAYKSRPVFVPTDEADPLGPYRTIISTRPKLITIGVSVLVGFICGISAQAQWTVVQLWLNSQPFGQVDAEFGNDVGFYIFTLPMIETVLGWLFVLVAMSFIAVLAVQYLYGGVRTAGPGRKITASASMQLSLLVGAFVLIKAVQYWYDRYSLLFSNRSDVFTGASYTDVNAVLPAKLILLIIAAICAVGFFVGAFLRSVKLPAIALSLLILSGVLIGGAWPLILQSVRVNPNAITLESQFISRNIDATRSAYGIGDDKVEYVPYETSVVANPAVLTNKAADLPNARLLDPNVLSPTFVQLQQLRNFYNFSKLLSVDRYTVDGKSQDYVVAVRELDVSRLDEGQSNWINEHLVYTHGNGFVAAPASDVEAVSAKGNGYPKFQVSDVENQGAIKVDQPRVYYGQLGADYAIVGASAPSADTPVRGREYDTQTDTYTYTGSGGVGLGSLFQRLVFATQYRDTNFLLSSEINDNSKILYQRDPVARVKEAAPFLTTDTKPYPAVIDGRIKWIVDGYTTAANFPYAQNITLSDATQNSQQARGALGQTDQQVSYMRNSVKATVDAYDGTVTLYGVDDTDPILKAWEGVFPGLITPSSAISDDLRAHFRYPQDLFEVQRSLIAKYQVTNPTDFYQTSNFWQVPNDPTADTGVVSPQPPYYLQVKLPGTDREQFELTSALTGFKRDFMGAYISASSDPATYGKITVLKFPTTIQTPGPAQVQQAFRNTDEITRTISQLALSSDVVYGNLLTLPTEQGLLYVEPIYVKGTNSERAFPQLNMVLVWFGSRVGYGATLKAALEKAASSAPVAVPDTVDPGTPGTIDPNATGSAGAGMGTSTSTAVPTPTQPLSADAAQALVQVDGALKALESAKTTGSFAEIGAAQDRLNDAVQNYLEVAGPSVGSAPNSAPATSSGG
- a CDS encoding PPA1309 family protein, whose product is MTESGEHPPVPAFLEDPLLATAVTEAEQFAAGAGWDRPAQLFALVATAELLADQPDMAGHLDATSHYTPIAQEELPEGELSEALANIAWPAAVVGCIVVQEIVVLPPSAEGELSQDATEAAEQAAAHPERTEARLAVGVLRSGGAACLMRLRGEHEETPLRGADLAPNLVEALSLTFED